The proteins below come from a single Methanococcoides sp. AM1 genomic window:
- the mcrB gene encoding coenzyme-B sulfoethylthiotransferase subunit beta: protein MSDKIDIYDDRGTLLESGVDIMALAPTTNAAIGKIIKDTKRTVAVNLAGIEKGLATGKYGGKGRQILGRELEYDIVGNADAIAESVANLVKVSDDDDTNVKVIGGGKQLLVQVPSARTDAGADFVSGSTVSAAAVVQTIIDTYNTDMFDAPLVKGAVWGSYPQTMDMSGGNVASILSIPQQNEGLGFSLRNIMTNHVAAITGRKALNAAALSSIYEQAGMFEMGNAVGSFERHQLLGFAYQGLNANNFVYETVKENGKNGTVGTVIDTIVEKAIEAGIIEVDHKAPSGYNFYKANDVSMWNACAAAGQLAATLVNCGAGRAAQNVSSTILYFNDILEKETGLPGCDMGRAQGTGVGFSFFSHSIYGGGGPGIFNGNHVVTRHSRGFAIPCVSAACSLDAGTQMITIEKTSGLVGNVFGSIEEFREPIKAVAGAL from the coding sequence GTGTCTGACAAAATAGACATATATGACGACAGAGGTACACTGTTGGAAAGCGGCGTCGACATAATGGCACTCGCACCAACAACAAATGCAGCAATCGGAAAGATCATCAAAGACACAAAGAGGACTGTAGCTGTCAACCTTGCAGGTATCGAGAAAGGTCTCGCAACCGGCAAGTATGGTGGTAAAGGACGTCAGATTCTCGGACGTGAACTTGAGTATGATATCGTAGGGAACGCAGATGCTATCGCAGAGTCTGTTGCAAACCTTGTAAAGGTAAGCGACGACGACGACACAAACGTAAAAGTGATCGGTGGCGGAAAACAGCTTCTTGTGCAGGTTCCAAGCGCAAGGACAGACGCTGGTGCTGACTTCGTTTCAGGAAGTACAGTAAGTGCAGCAGCTGTTGTACAGACCATCATTGATACATACAACACCGACATGTTCGATGCACCACTCGTAAAGGGTGCTGTCTGGGGTAGCTATCCACAGACCATGGACATGAGCGGCGGTAACGTTGCATCAATTCTCAGCATACCACAGCAGAATGAAGGTCTCGGTTTCTCACTTAGGAACATCATGACCAACCACGTCGCTGCTATCACAGGCAGAAAGGCACTCAACGCTGCTGCACTCTCCTCAATATACGAGCAGGCAGGTATGTTCGAGATGGGTAACGCAGTGGGTTCATTCGAGAGACACCAGTTACTCGGATTCGCATATCAGGGTCTTAACGCTAACAACTTCGTCTACGAAACTGTCAAAGAGAACGGCAAGAACGGTACAGTCGGTACAGTCATCGACACCATTGTCGAGAAAGCAATCGAAGCAGGTATCATTGAGGTAGACCACAAGGCACCATCCGGATACAACTTCTACAAAGCAAATGACGTTTCCATGTGGAACGCATGCGCAGCAGCCGGTCAGCTCGCAGCTACACTCGTAAACTGTGGAGCAGGCAGAGCAGCTCAGAACGTATCATCAACCATCCTGTACTTCAACGATATACTCGAGAAGGAAACAGGTCTTCCAGGCTGTGACATGGGTAGAGCACAGGGTACTGGAGTCGGATTCTCTTTCTTCAGCCACTCAATCTATGGTGGCGGTGGACCAGGTATCTTCAATGGTAACCACGTTGTAACAAGACACTCCAGAGGATTCGCAATTCCTTGTGTATCCGCTGCATGTTCACTTGATGCAGGTACTCAGATGATCACCATCGAGAAGACATCAGGACTTGTCGGAAATGTGTTCGGTTCAATCGAAGAATTCAGAGAGCCAATCAAAGCAGTTGCAGGGGCACTCTAA
- the mcrG gene encoding coenzyme-B sulfoethylthiotransferase subunit gamma — MAYEAQYYPGATSVAENRRKHMSGKVEKLREVSDDDLTLVLGHRAPGSDYPSTHPPLAEMGEPECSIREMVEPTPGAKAGDRVRYVQFVDSMYNAPSTPYFRSYAAAINYRGVDPGTLSGRQVVEARERDMEEIAKFQLETEMTCPALASLRGATVHGHSLRLPEDGIMFDMLDRCRLENGVVIMHKDQVGRAIDKKVDFGKPMSEDEAAKRTTIYRVDNVAFRDDAEVIEWVHTIFEKRTAYGFKPE; from the coding sequence ATGGCATACGAAGCACAATATTATCCAGGTGCAACATCCGTTGCAGAAAACAGAAGAAAGCACATGTCCGGAAAGGTCGAAAAACTCAGGGAAGTCTCTGACGACGATCTTACATTAGTACTCGGACACCGTGCACCAGGTAGTGACTACCCAAGCACACACCCACCACTCGCTGAGATGGGTGAACCAGAATGCTCAATCAGAGAAATGGTCGAACCAACACCAGGCGCAAAAGCCGGTGACAGGGTAAGGTACGTTCAGTTCGTTGACTCAATGTACAACGCACCATCAACACCATACTTCAGGTCCTACGCAGCAGCAATCAACTACAGAGGTGTCGACCCAGGTACACTTTCCGGTCGTCAGGTCGTTGAAGCTCGTGAGAGAGACATGGAAGAGATCGCAAAGTTCCAGCTCGAGACAGAAATGACCTGTCCAGCACTTGCAAGCCTTCGTGGCGCAACTGTCCACGGTCACTCACTCCGTCTCCCAGAAGATGGAATTATGTTCGACATGCTCGACAGATGCCGCCTTGAGAATGGCGTAGTTATCATGCACAAGGACCAGGTAGGAAGGGCAATCGACAAGAAGGTCGACTTTGGAAAGCCAATGTCAGAGGACGAGGCTGCCAAGAGAACCACAATCTACCGTGTGGACAATGTCGCATTCAGAGATGACGCAGAGGTCATCGAATGGGTCCACACAATATTTGAGAAGAGAACCGCATATGGATTCAAGCCAGAGTAA
- the mmp10 gene encoding methyl coenzyme M reductase-arginine methyltransferase Mmp10 (Mmp10 (methanogenesis marker protein 10) is a cobalamin-requiring radical SAM methyltransferase that creates the methylarginine modification to methyl coenzyme M reductase.), with amino-acid sequence MEIVADVGGNPGVDCRGFCKYCYFKKVKDVPAFGCKHCFPFSKGCDYCTRGVKELYSGFKPAQYVMGEVSQALHFGSGEADKFTISGGGDISCYPELKELVSFLSQFKKPIHLGYTSGKGFTSEDDAAFFIENGVTEVSFTVFATDPEIRGKYMNDPEPEASLAVLRDFCAHCEVYAAIVVIPGANDGEVLENTLSDLEEMGASGAILMRFANSREEGLILENAPIMEGIESHSVEEFTQIVRDAANNHNFRVTGTPLEDPLYGSPFAIRSHDDLLAKLPEVTKEATIITSKVAEERLSGIFDKLGGIVNVIGLNKDIGCLITIDDFRDLDLSNVKETVIIPGRAFVHDPEVKGLLCSDGVDRLVRRGPDTLTVDGEMSIGMSEEDVLDLEMKMFTELIQQINAIGIPVQ; translated from the coding sequence ATGGAAATAGTCGCAGATGTCGGTGGAAATCCCGGCGTAGATTGTCGCGGGTTTTGCAAATACTGTTACTTTAAGAAAGTAAAAGACGTACCTGCTTTTGGTTGTAAACATTGTTTCCCCTTTTCAAAGGGATGTGACTACTGCACACGCGGCGTCAAAGAACTCTACTCCGGCTTCAAACCTGCTCAATATGTTATGGGTGAAGTTTCACAAGCCCTGCACTTTGGTTCGGGGGAAGCTGACAAGTTTACCATAAGTGGTGGAGGTGACATCAGTTGTTATCCTGAACTTAAGGAGCTGGTTTCTTTCTTATCACAGTTCAAAAAACCAATACATTTGGGATATACCAGTGGTAAAGGATTTACTTCGGAAGATGATGCTGCCTTCTTCATTGAGAACGGTGTTACCGAGGTATCATTTACCGTATTTGCGACCGATCCGGAAATTCGTGGGAAGTATATGAACGATCCCGAGCCGGAAGCCTCTCTTGCTGTACTTCGTGACTTCTGTGCTCATTGTGAGGTCTATGCTGCAATTGTTGTAATTCCGGGTGCCAATGATGGTGAAGTCCTTGAGAACACACTTTCAGACCTTGAAGAAATGGGTGCCTCAGGTGCGATACTCATGCGCTTTGCGAACTCAAGGGAAGAAGGGCTGATACTTGAGAATGCACCTATAATGGAAGGCATCGAGTCTCATAGCGTCGAGGAGTTCACTCAGATAGTACGTGATGCTGCTAATAATCATAACTTCAGGGTAACCGGCACACCTCTGGAAGATCCACTCTATGGGTCCCCGTTCGCGATCAGATCGCATGATGATCTGCTCGCAAAGTTACCTGAGGTTACAAAGGAAGCTACAATAATCACAAGTAAGGTTGCAGAAGAAAGGCTTTCCGGGATATTCGACAAATTGGGAGGCATTGTGAATGTAATTGGTTTGAACAAGGACATCGGCTGCCTGATCACTATCGATGATTTCCGTGATCTTGATCTTTCCAATGTAAAGGAGACGGTTATCATTCCCGGTCGTGCTTTTGTCCATGATCCCGAAGTTAAGGGACTGCTTTGCAGCGATGGTGTGGACCGGCTCGTAAGGCGTGGGCCTGATACATTGACAGTTGATGGCGAGATGTCAATAGGTATGAGCGAAGAAGATGTTCTTGATCTTGAAATGAAAATGTTCACAGAGCTCATTCAGCAGATCAATGCCATAGGTATACCTGTGCAGTGA
- the mcrD gene encoding methyl-coenzyme M reductase operon protein D, with protein MVDSASNTENLIQIEIFPRRLLSPETAQELLVELSKIEGITRAFVQGPRLPVTVPYGPATGQDVNHKFSDTISIGETDISLAVIVGRIRLEVLNSEIRDNIREVCERILPMGLEFREGLFLQKKQTVSDYAKRGPGADPTVLGLADPKGKVGNRICTLNPAE; from the coding sequence ATGGTCGATTCTGCATCAAACACAGAGAACCTCATACAGATCGAGATATTTCCACGAAGGTTACTCAGCCCGGAAACCGCACAGGAACTACTCGTCGAACTGAGCAAAATAGAAGGCATCACAAGGGCATTCGTACAGGGCCCAAGACTTCCAGTGACCGTACCATACGGTCCTGCGACAGGACAGGATGTCAACCATAAGTTCAGTGACACGATCAGTATCGGTGAAACGGACATTAGCTTGGCTGTGATCGTTGGCCGCATAAGGCTGGAAGTCCTCAACTCTGAAATAAGAGACAACATCAGGGAAGTTTGTGAGCGAATACTCCCGATGGGACTCGAGTTCAGGGAAGGACTTTTCTTACAAAAAAAGCAGACCGTCTCCGACTATGCAAAACGTGGTCCTGGAGCAGATCCGACAGTCCTTGGACTGGCAGATCCGAAAGGCAAAGTGGGTAATCGTATTTGTACCTTAAATCCAGCGGAATGA
- the mcrC gene encoding methyl-coenzyme M reductase I operon protein C, translated as MFDRETQVVDCRHGMGLGRGGGLAQRGTLSETGRPDVITVAMSPGRRHITKPICELTYGMRREDIQVSVLVLNSGSGIPDTPMRSGAFGITPEEVAQISRHKLAVIHTGNIRDHVVKKVREILKDAEVPAIIVCQTNVDFEDFAKGGIKTKFVKPKNNETLTKGKVMDIVSGVTRGESCSRDKLNELVKSVKNTMRSIDN; from the coding sequence ATGTTTGACCGGGAAACACAAGTTGTAGACTGCAGGCATGGAATGGGCCTGGGACGCGGTGGAGGGCTTGCACAACGCGGCACTCTTTCCGAGACCGGACGCCCTGATGTCATCACCGTCGCAATGAGTCCCGGCAGACGTCACATCACAAAACCGATATGTGAACTCACATACGGTATGCGCAGGGAGGATATACAAGTCAGTGTCCTTGTATTGAACTCAGGATCAGGAATTCCTGATACACCAATGAGATCAGGCGCATTCGGGATAACACCTGAAGAAGTTGCGCAGATATCAAGGCATAAGCTGGCAGTTATCCATACAGGGAACATACGAGACCATGTGGTCAAAAAAGTAAGAGAAATTCTAAAGGATGCAGAGGTCCCGGCAATAATCGTCTGTCAGACAAATGTCGACTTCGAGGATTTTGCCAAGGGAGGAATTAAGACCAAATTTGTGAAGCCTAAAAATAACGAGACCCTAACAAAAGGAAAAGTTATGGATATTGTGTCAGGAGTCACAAGAGGAGAATCATGTTCAAGAGATAAGTTGAACGAACTTGTGAAATCCGTAAAGAACACAATGAGATCTATTGATAACTAA